GCCATGAATAGGGCACGCgccaaggaggagaagaagaaagatgccaaggaggcgaagcgcatgAAGAAGCTCCTcacgcgcgaaaagctggacgcccatcGCCGGCGTTAGAAGCttgacggtctcccgttggagccgtctccctcatcatcggtgtcggattcttcgggcgacggcggcgggcgcgaggtggggatggcctgcctggaacacctccccgacattagggagatggtgcccggggcgccggcaaggagcctgacgctcctaggaggaggaggtgtcctagGGCCGGTGGTGGCCCGTCCTggggctgaggccgacacgcccgaggcgcgggtgtcggaggagcgtgccgtcagcccgatgggttcgacggtggaggtggagcgagcgacggtgggggcgaccccattgtctccgcgaagggtcgaggaggtgctggGGTCCGGCGGAGGCTAGTTGGCaccggtggacaccgaggccgcgctgctgccaccaccgccaccgttgcagaggaggctggcggtgtcaaagcggctgcatccccgttcgtggtaagcgtcttttctggtggagtccgtagtacttcttgtttgccccttggtcgcatgctgaccttgggagtgtctttgcttctagccagaagcatctggtggaagatcctgccttggcgccccgtaaggcgctcaaggtgaacgttagctcctccgcccatcaggcagcggaggcgcaggctggcgtgcaaCGTGGTGCGGCGTCGGGTGGGGCcatttcggaggaggcggctgcccaggaaaagggtgccgaggtgGCCGCgaagcgagtggaggaggaggagcccacgcctcgtGATGTCGTGAGTCTTGGGGTGAAGGAGGCTAgggcgtccaccattgccgaggccattgagggtgaggccggagcccccaagaccttcgaagtcagggcggtggacgccggggccaccaaggtagagatggcggaggccagagcccctggatccgtcgaggccgaggcgatggaggtggagacggagcaagttttggcgccgcccctggttcagacaatctcgtctgatgattcctcccaagggaaggaggcggcggacatcgaggcggccagtaccatggagcagccagtcccagatcccaccgaggggagttcggcccttgcccggctacggcccgagcctcgtgggtggaacttcccgcgtgttttctggcggaaccgggctgatCCCAAGGGGGAGCctatgttcgcccttgaagatatcgtagagggggggcggtgggataccctcgagcagtaccgccaactggcagtgcggtcgctacagacagcgatgactattatgggaggGGACTTGCTCGGTGTCACCtaggtaagtactttcctctcccGTGCCGTGTTGTTTTCTCTCTGAGCCCCCTCGCAatgtttgacgtgcgttttttgttttgcctctttaggagctcgagacccgatcccttgggaaatcggtattcctacgaagggagagggatatctaggaccagctccggcggtagaagggcctgcttgccgatgctcaggggcttttgtcggcgtggagtgcggaagtggaggacctccgccttcattgtgctgacattcaggccgagttggccacggctaaagagcagtctgcccctctggtagcgaagatcaaggaactagaGGAGGAGTGAGACACCtccaggtctcgggcccaagaagcgacggcctctgccaaggccatagccgggcagctgggtgcagagcagagcgagcatcagctgaCAAAAGTTGCCTTggccgaggctaccaaggcggccgaggcctctcgggtcaaggccttagactggaagagtaaggccgagggtaagttctgcCAAACCGTGctccttgttctttttgttctggttcgcgtttgactcctgacccctcgttgcgatgtagatctagagaaagaggcctcccaggcggctgaggcctccatcgtagcgcaagcggcgctggatgttgaggtccgggagcacaaGGCGCTACGCAGCGCAGTCCGTACCGCCTATgaggccctggacgtcgagggagtccaatcggccagctcccttgggagccgcctgattgcgttgagcggccgcgtccacgagaggctccggggggcgttgcacatgggcgtcaagcgcgccctggctgtCGTTTCCTCGCACTAcgctatcaacctcgaggctgtcagcgacggctacgtgttgccagaagatgacgaggaagctgatgcagaggtcgtgaagctgttggaggcggccgaggcacctggcacagcgctggctggtctatttgaagaagaggtggtccctcccgcgccggccgccgatccttgagctttgacctaggccaaaaggggccatgtaaccagattgagttagttgccgtatcgtgacatttttgtggccgtcgaggcctttaaagtatttgcgtatgtgggtcttttaaccgttttctgttctacttccgagcttgtgccctctgtctcgatcttgggaacccgcaaagaaatccctcagaacctaagccgtccttcggcgaagggtggtgagggagctgccgtagcccagaggcgtagaccgttctcacgactcgaccggccctttggcctcaagacaagcttttagtctttgggtttcttgtgaaggtcctgtcggagcgcgagagagtttggcgtagaaatttttttgaaagaccattaacaaacggtgttcgggacttagggggttccccctttttagcccccgagggaggctcggctttgcagaggcagagccgagtctcccttatagcgctattgtgacatcgagcccctattgatagacaagctctctgtacagaacttcctcggagcctacgttgtcctttgggtgaaaaggtggtgagggagctgccgtagcccagaggcgtaggccgttctcacggctcggccggccttttcgcctttgagacgatcatactgtccttaggttctatacaatcgacttgtctataagggggttcctcgaaagattataacaactaagaacgcttctttattgtatttcgagaaacaatgtaaacgacgtttggaaatttaagggtagaaatgatgtagctgttctatgttccaagcattggtgaagattttgcccttttcgttggctaacttgtaggtcccgggcttcagcacttgagcgacgatgtacggcccttcctagggtggggtcagcttgtggcgacccttgttgctctgcctcagtctcagcaccaggtcgcccaccttcaggtctcggctttggacgcgccaggcttggtagcgtcgtagggcttgctggtacctggctgagtgtagcagcgcgacgtctcgggcttcctccagttggtcaagggcgtcttcgcgggcggtgtggttgctttgctcgttgtacgcctatagcctcggggaaccgtattctaagttagtggggaggatggccttggctccatagaccaggaagaacggtgtgaatcccgtggctcggctcggggtgtttcgtaggctccagatgactgacgggagttcgtcaagccatttcttgccaaacttcttcaaccggttgaatattcttggcttaaggccttgtaggatcatgccgttggcacgctctacttggccatttgtccttgggtgtcctacggccgaccaggccacccggatgtggtggtcatcgcagaacgttaggaacttgcgaccggtgaattgtgtcccattgtcagtgatgatggtgttaggaaccctaaACCAGTGG
Above is a genomic segment from Miscanthus floridulus cultivar M001 chromosome 3, ASM1932011v1, whole genome shotgun sequence containing:
- the LOC136544140 gene encoding uncharacterized protein; translation: MVPGAPARSLTLLGGGGVLGPVVARPGAEADTPEARVSEERAVSPMGSTVEVERATVGATPLSPRRVEEAAEAQAGVQRGAASGGAISEEAAAQEKGAEVAAKRVEEEEPTPRDVVSLGVKEARASTIAEAIEDLEKEASQAAEASIVAQAALDVEVREHKALRSAVRTAYEALDVEGVQSASSLGSRLIALSGRVHERLRGALHMGVKRALAVVSSHYAINLEAVSDGYVLPEDDEEADAENLLVEHPSMAMATHSRPAVSGGVESMISWKNTSLMSSSLMALLATSVSP